From Triticum aestivum cultivar Chinese Spring chromosome 4A, IWGSC CS RefSeq v2.1, whole genome shotgun sequence, a single genomic window includes:
- the LOC123087039 gene encoding uncharacterized protein, producing MDSGNTQTEGSQPLPKNPAMTSCRKKKTDDDVTFLEDVKEHIDEFIHASMDEHKTCFKKTIQKMFGMSKVVAERSAAAKEAEVESALPLQTSVSQ from the exons ATGGATTCCGGTAATACGCAGACAGAAGGTTCTCAGCCACTTCCTAAGAACCCTGCCATGACGTCATGCCGGAAGAAGAAAACTGATGATGATGTTACCTTCCTTGAAGATGTGAAAGAACACATCGATGAGTTCATCCACGCGTCCATGGATGAACACAAGACCTGCTTCAAGAAGACCATTCAGAAG ATGTTTGGCATGTCGAAGGTTGTCGCAGAGCGGTCCGCTGCAGCAAAGGAAGCTGAAGTCGAAAGTGCTTTGCCCCTTCAGACCAGTGTGTCCCAGTAG